One genomic region from Triticum urartu cultivar G1812 unplaced genomic scaffold, Tu2.1 TuUngrouped_contig_6122, whole genome shotgun sequence encodes:
- the LOC125530173 gene encoding WD repeat-containing protein DWA2-like, giving the protein MQGGSSGIVYGGLKYQARCITDVRADAGSTTFLAGTLSLKEENEVHLIRLLPGENELVCDGLFYHPNEIWDLKSCPFDHRLFSTVYTSGEGYGASVWKIPELYGQSNSPQLEQLFTLDDHTDKIRCVLWWPLGKHDKLISINDRNIFLWNIDPSNKSAKMISQGSADMLPNLRGGAWDPHNHNAVATITDSSLHFWDLRSMKRSNAIEHAHIRDVDYNPKKQNIIATAEGEFGIRLWDLRMLKHPLKDLPGHSHWTWAVRHNPEYDELILSAGTDSAVNLWLAKVGTDDSGPESPSGSPTRQEEPLLHLYTDYEDSIYGIAWSSHDPSLFASLSYDGRVVLESVKPHLQRK; this is encoded by the exons ATGCAGGGCGGATCCAGCGGCATCGTCTACGGCGGCCTCAAGTACCAG GCGCGGTGCATCACCGACGTGCGCGCGGATGCCGGTTCCACCACCTTCCTCGCCGGAACCCTCAGCCTCAAGGAGGAGAACGAG GTGCACCTGATCCGGCTGCTGCCGGGGGAGAACGAGCTCGTGTGCGACGGGCTGTTCTACCATCCCAACGAGATCTGGGACCTCAAGTCCTGCCCCTTCGACCACAGGCTCTTCTCCACGGTCTACACGTCTG GCGAGGGTTATGGCGCGTCCGTTTGGAAGATCCCGGAGCTGTATGGCCAGTCCAACTCACCGCAGCTTGAGCAGCTCTTCACGCTCGATGACCACACGGACAAAATAAGATG TGTTCTCTGGTGGCCACTGGGGAAGCATGATAAGCTAATTAGCATCAATGACAGAAACATTTTTCTCTGGAACATAGATCCATCAAATAAATCAGCCAAG ATGATATCACAGGGATCTGCTGACATGCTTCCCAATTTACGTGGTGGAGCTTGGGATCCACACAATCACAACGCAGTTGCTACAATAACTGATTCGTCACTCCACTTCTGGGATCTCCGTTCTATGAA GAGATCAAATGCAATTGAGCATGCTCATATCCGGGATGTGGATTATAACCCCAAGAAGCAAAACATAATT GCAACAGCAGAGGGCGAATTCGGAATTCGCTTGTGGGATCTCAGAATGCTTAAGCATCCTCTGAAGGATCTCCCTGGACATTCACATTG GACATGGGCTGTTCGGCACAATCCTGAGTATGATGAGCTGATTCTG AGTGCTGGAACGGATTCAGCTGTCAATTTATGGTTGGCTAAAGTTGGCACTGATGACTCTGGACCCGAAAG CCCTTCTGGTTCGCCCACTAGGCAAGAAGAACCATTACTGCACTTGTATactgactacgaagatagcatctATG GAATTGCATGGAGCTCCCATGATCCATCTTTGTTTGCTTCTTTGTCTTATGATGGAAGG GTTGTTTTAGAATCTGTCAAGCCCCACCTGCAGAGAAAATGA